The proteins below are encoded in one region of Gopherus flavomarginatus isolate rGopFla2 chromosome 12, rGopFla2.mat.asm, whole genome shotgun sequence:
- the LOC127032255 gene encoding uncharacterized protein LOC127032255 isoform X1 encodes MLERGHERDVVQCRVKVKELRSAYCKAREGNCRSGAAPTTCCFYKELDAILGGDPTANPRTTMDSSEQGEKEEGVEETESETTEVVGDTPESQEACSQELFSSQEEASQLQQLELVGEEEAEEQVPVSLNPPALSQPAERLQNLRRKPRKSKEDLVKAVTNQYARENKRLQDWREKMHQWRETQSWRKELATKKSTKQLISLLARQTDCMQSLVAMQADHYRANPRPIPKLSPLCPTVCSKPPSPASWFLPPPAAPTPVHSPTSPENYDPYPMHSTPITMQHINPEVQQALHSTPGRTYSNL; translated from the exons atgctggaaaggggccatgaacgggatgtggtgcagtgcagggttaaagtaaaggagctgcggagtgcctattgcaaagcccgtgagggaaactgccgctcaggagctgcccccacgacctgctgtttttacaaggagctggatgcgatacttgggggtgatcccactgccaatccgaggaccacgatggacagttcagagcagggagagaaggaggagggtgtagaggaaaccgagagtgagacTACTGAGGTagtgggagacaccccggagtcccaggaggcatgcagccaggagctcttctcaagccaggaggaagctagccagttgcagcagctggaacttgttggtgaagaagaagcagaggagcaggttcccg tgtccttgaatcctccggccttatcacagcctgctgaaagactacagaacttgaggaggaaaccaagaaaaagcaaagaagatttggtgaaagcagttacgaatcagtatgccagagagaataagaggctgcaggactggagagagaaaatgcatcagtggagggaaacacaaagctgGAGAAAGGAactggctaccaagaaaagcacaaagcagctgataagcctcctggcgcgccaaacggattgtatgcagtcactcgtagctatgcaggcagatcactaccgtgctaacccccgccccatcccaaagctctctcccttgtgccccactgtttgctcaaaacccccttctccagcatcctggttcttaccaccaccagctgccccaacacctgtacattcacctaccagccctgagaactacgacccttatcctatgcactcaacccccatcaccatgcagcatattaatcctgaagtgcagcaggcattgcacagcactccaggcaggacatattcaaacctctga
- the LOC127032255 gene encoding zinc finger and SCAN domain-containing protein 20-like isoform X2 yields MLERGHERDVVQCRVKVKELRSAYCKAREGNCRSGAAPTTCCFYKELDAILGGDPTANPRTTMDSSEQGEKEEGVEETESETTEVVGDTPESQEACSQELFSSQEEASQLQQLELVGEEEAEEQVPAC; encoded by the exons atgctggaaaggggccatgaacgggatgtggtgcagtgcagggttaaagtaaaggagctgcggagtgcctattgcaaagcccgtgagggaaactgccgctcaggagctgcccccacgacctgctgtttttacaaggagctggatgcgatacttgggggtgatcccactgccaatccgaggaccacgatggacagttcagagcagggagagaaggaggagggtgtagaggaaaccgagagtgagacTACTGAGGTagtgggagacaccccggagtcccaggaggcatgcagccaggagctcttctcaagccaggaggaagctagccagttgcagcagctggaacttgttggtgaagaagaagcagaggagcaggttcccg cctgctga